In Stigmatopora nigra isolate UIUO_SnigA chromosome 5, RoL_Snig_1.1, whole genome shotgun sequence, the genomic window TACCGTTGGTAAGACTTACGTGTACAAATATGAGACACTGCTCCTGGGCGGTCTACCGGAGGAAGGGTTGGCGAGAGCTGGACTCAAAGTGAGAAGCAAAGTTCTCATCAGCGCCGTTGAACCAAGTGTGTTCATGCTGAAGGTGAAGTAGCTCCATCTAGGTAGTCATGCAAGACCTAAGTGAGAAAAGAACCATGATTAACAAAGTCTCCCCCATGACATTCTAGCTGGAAGAACCAGAGTTCTTCGAGTACAGCGATGTTTGGCCCAAGGATACTTTCACCCCGGCCCCCAAGTTGACTTCGGTCCTGGCGTCTCAGCTGATGATCCCCATCAAGTTTGAGTACTCCAATGGTGTTGTCGGAAAAATGTTCGCACCTGAGGGAGTCCCAGTCCTGGTGCTGAACATCTATAGAGGTATCCTGAATGTCCTGCAGCTCAACGTGAAGAAGACACAGAATGTCTATGAGATGCAGGAGGTAAACAAATGTTTTGCATACGGCTCCATCGCCACAAATTCTGAAAACATTCCCTTTTCTCTTAAGGCTGGAGCTCAGGGTGTGTGCAAGACCTTCTACGCCATCACTGAAGATGAGAAGGCTGAACGTATCCTCCTGACAAAGACCAGAGATCTGAACCATTGTCAGGAAAGGATCATGAAGGACATCGGGTTGGCCTATACTGAGACATGTCCCAAGTGTCAGCGGGTAATTCCATGATGACTCTTTGCATGGAATTGAATAATGGAAGGAGAGATAGCGGCAGGCTAACGTTACTGTTGATTTTCCAGGATTCTAAGAACCTGAAAGGTGCAACTGCTTACAACTACGTTCTGAAGACAGTCCCCAACGGTATCATGATCTTGGAAGCATCCGTCAATGAGCTCATTGAGTTCACACCTTTCTCCGAGATGAATGGAGCTGCTCAAATGGAAACCAAGTATGAAAATGGAGAATAAGAGCTAGGTCAAATTCAAGAGGTGATCAAAAAGTTAAATCCTCTTTTTCTTATTACTTCCTAGGCAACGTTTTGTTTTCGTCGAAGTCCAGAATAGCCCCTTGAAACCAGTGCGGGCTGAGTATCGTCCACGTGGATCTGTCAAGTATGAATTCTCCACTGAATTGCTGCAAGCACCTATTCAGCTGGTGAAGATCACCAACATTCAGTCTCAGGTATCTAGTTCGAATTATTTGGGAGGTCACCGATGTCCAGAAGAGGAAGGGGGCATTTCCATCAATATACACTTTTATTTCTTTGCAGGTTGTTGAGATTCTAAACCATCTGATCACCCACAATGTGGAGCGAGTCCATGAGGATGCCCCTCTTAAATTTTTGGAGCTCGTCCAACTCATCCGTATGGCCAAATTGGAAGATGTGCAAATGCTCTGGAGTCAGTACAAGTCTAAACCCGCCTACAGGTAACATTTCCATCAACATTTCggagttgaaaaaaaagattcaaagtTTAAATGACCCTCTTCCACTCTCAGGCAATGGATCTTGGACGCAATTCCCTCCGCTGGAACCCCTGTTGTTCTGAAATTCATCATTCAGAAATACGAGTCTGATGAGCTCACCAATCTGGAGATTCCTCAAGCTTTCCTTGCAACCCTTTACACCGTGACAGCCAGCACTGAGACCATTCAGATGATTGAAGTGAGTAAAGCTACTTCCCATAAAGAACTTTTGAAGTTGATTGAAGATAAAACATTTGACGATGTGTCTTTTTTAGAGCTTGTCAGCAAGCAGCAAAGTCAAGAAAAACCCAGTTCTGTCTGAGATTGTCCTGCTCGGCTATGGTACAATGATTTCAAAGTACTGTGTCGATAAGGCCGTCTGCCCCGTTGAAATCATTAAGGTAAAAAGTCCTGAAGCAAAGCACTACCTTTGTGTttagttttccatttttaaggCATTTCAATACTATCCCTCTCTCCAACAGCCTATCCACACCCTTCTCGCGGAAGCAATCACCAAGAGCGACACACGTCAGATCATTTCCGTTTTGAAGGTTCTGAGTAACGCTGGCCATCCCATGAGCATTAAGCCCATCACAAAGGTCCTTCCCATTCATGGCACACCAGCCAGAAGCCTGCCCACCAGAGTTCACGCTGAGGCAATCATGGCTTTGAGGAACATTGCCAAGAAGGAACCAAGAATGGTAATTTGCAATTCTGTGCAGACAGTGAGCTAATCTTTCACAAACCGTTGAATACTTCCAGGctgaaatgaaattttaaaGTGGCATTGTTATTATCCAAAAGATAACACGTCTTGACTAAGAATTTCTTCCTTAAATTAGGTTCAGGAACTGGCTCTTCAGCTCTATATGGACAAGGCTCTTCACCCTGAGCTTCGCATGCTAGCGTGCATCGTTATCTTCGAGACACGGCCACCAGTGGGCTTAATTACCAGTCTTGCCAACCTTGTGAAGATGGAGGAGAACTTGCAGGTGGCCAGCTTCACCTACTCTCACATGAAGTCCCTGACCAGAAGCACCGTCCCGACCCATGCTTCCATGTAAAGTCCCGCTCAAGACTCACAATGTTTATGGTCAAATCTATCATCCTGaaattaatttttagcaatattTAATTGCAGTGCCGCTGCTTGCAACGTTGCAGTCAAAATCTTGAGCCGCAAATTGGAAAGACTGAGCCTCCGCTTTAGCAGAGCTGTTCAGATGGACGTATACAGCAGTAAGAGCATTATTTTCCATTCCGACATTGTCCTTATTGTCATTAACTAATGTTTCTGTTTAGGTTCTTTGATGCTTGGTGCTGCTGCCAGTACTTTCTACATCAATGATGCTGCTACCATTTTCCCAAGAACCGTTGTGGCTAAGACTAGTGCCTACATTGCTGGAGCTGCTGCCGATGTCTTGGAGGTAACATTTTAAAGTCCCTTAACTTTGGATAAATAGTGGAAAATGTCTGCCTGACATTGTCAATCATTTGCTAGGTTGGAGTGAGAACTGAGGGACTTCAGGAGGCTTTGATGAAAAGTGATGTACTCGCTGATGACGTGAACAGGATAACCAAGATGAGGCGTGTCATTAAAGCTGTAAGGTCATTCAGAAATCATGATCTCAACATGTGACGGTTCTaatagggttattttttttctttcgttgTTGTTTCAGCTGTCTGAATGGAGGGCCATGCCCAACAGCAAACCTCTGGCTTCCATCTATTTCAAGATCTTAGGACAAGAAGTTGCTTTCGGCGACATCACCCCTGAGTTGATCAAGCAAGCCACTGCGGtagagtaaaatatgtcaaggATCAACATAAATTGACCTTTTGCAATCTGTGGTAGTACCATGTTACAAGCTTGTAACACACTTAACAGTAATTAAGGGGTGGGCAGCTTTGGTAGAAATCTAAACTGTGATACCATTTCACAATGTCTTTGCATTATTTCCCCTTAGATGGCCAGTCTTTCAACCATTCAAGACCTCGGTAGAGATGCTATCAAAGCACTGGTGGCTGGAGCCACATTCCATATTGCTAAGCCAGTCCTGGCTAATGAAGTAAGACGCATCTTGCCAACGGCTAGTGGATTCCCAATGGAGCTTGGCCTTTACACTGCTGCTGTGACTACTGCGGCCGTTAAAGGTTAGCACTGCCATCCAAACAACAGTAGCCAGAAATGTAGATGCATTTTATATTCTGACATGCGTAAAAATGATTGTACTCTCTGCTAGTCAAGGCAACCATGACACCAGCTCTGCCAGAACCCATCCAGTTCCGCCATCTCTTGAAGACCAACATGGAGCTTGTGGCTGAGATTAAACCAAGGTGTTTAAAAAGTCTAACCGTAAAGTCAAACATCATCCtttgaattttaatattttaaccaCATCTTCTCATTCTAGTGTCGCTGTGAACATGTTTGCCGTGATGGGAGTTAACACTGCCGTTATCCAGGCTGCCCTGTTCTCCAAAGCCAAGCTCAACGCTGTTGTCCCAGCCTCCATTAAAGCAAGAGTTGACATCAATGAGGGTCTCTTTAAGATTTCGGCTCTGCCCGTTTCTGCACCTGAAAACGTCACAGCTATTGAGTATGATCTAACATTCAATGTTTTCAGTTTGAGAGGGGTAACATAACCTAGAATTTGATCCTTTTGTAGGGTTGTGAGCGTTGCGTTGGTGAGAAACATTGAAGACATTCCTAATCCCAAAATCACCCCTCTCGTCCCTACAAAATTCCTGAAGCCATCTTCAAAGCAGATGCTTGTTTCAAGAAGTTCTTCCAGTTCTGTCAGTCTGGTGAGCTTTCAAATATAAGGCAGAAAACACACATGTACTACAAGACATAGATTGAcctctttttccttttaataGCCCATTTCTTCAGAGATCGTTCAGGATGATATGCCAGCAGATTTCCAACCCATCAGGAGCAGAGCATTTTCCAAAAAATACTGTTTCCAAGCCTATGGCTCTGGACTAAAAGGCTGTTTCAGGGTGGCCACAGACAACGCTGCTTTTGTCAGAGACATTCCTCTGTACAAAATGCTTGGAAGTCACTCTGTCTCTTTGTCACTGAAGCGAAGTATGTCATACAATTCTCAAAGTATCCAGTCCACTTTGAACAAATCACCCAAAACCACtgtctaatctaatgtaattgcAGATGAAGAAGAATCCATTGAAAGACTGGAGATGTTGGTTCAAGTTGGACCCAAGGCTTTGGACAAGATCATCAAAAAGATCACTCTGGATGAAGAAGAAATCCTTGAAGGAAGACCAGTGTTGATGAAGCTCAAGAGACTTCTCAACGGCACCTCATCCTCTTCAAGCAagtcatcctcatcctcatcttcatcctcatcctcatcctcgtcTAGCAGCAGCcgccgcagcagcagcagcagcagtcgcAGCCACAGCGTGAGCGGCAGAAaacgcagcagcagcagtagcagcagcagcagcaaacgCAGCAGCAaacgcagcagcagcagcagacgCAGCAGCAGGCACAGCGGACTGGCCCAAAGCAGCTCTGCATCTAGTTTGGAGTCCCTCTTCAGCGCTAGCTCTCGTTCTTCTCGTTCCAGCCGTCCCGTCTCAAAGGTAAGGCTCGCTAagacccactttttttttttaatttgattgggCAATCTCACTAATGTTTCCTTCTTCTTCACAGAGAATTAACTATGCGCGCACCTTTGAGAGGAACCACAAGAAGGTATGTATACTCTTGTGTCTATACCAATCAACAGCGGTGCATTTGAATTctaagaaaatgtgtttttacagTCTCAACCTACCTCATCATCTCACAAGAGCAGAAGCAGCGGTTCCAGTTTTGAGGCCATCTACAGCAAGGTATATCGGTTATATAATAACCTTTGTTTTGAGCCTTCCTACCTCCACCATCAGGCTAAATACTTCCACTTTTCTGTTTCTCTCCCAACAAGAACCAACTCCTTGCTGCCCAAACTACTCCTGCATTCACTGTCATCCTCCAAGCTGTGAGGACTGACAGCAAACTCCAGGGATACCAAATCACTGGCTACGCAGACAAGGCTAATGCTCGCGTCCAATTGGTCCTGGCTGTTCTGGCTAGCGAAAACAACTGGAGGCTCTGTGCTGATGGTGTTTTGCTCAGCAAGCACAAAGTTACAGTAAGAAGACCCTTGTCTTGCATTATCCATTTTCAATGGTAGATAATGCCTTTATCAATAACTACATGCAAACCTTTATTCCTCAAAAGGCCAAAATTGCATGGGGACAGGCCTGCAGACAGTATGACATGAACATCACAGCTGAGACTGGTCTCCTTGGACAAAGCCCAGCAGCTCGCCTTAGAATGGCCTGGACTCGACTCCCATCTGAAGTCAGACGTTACGCACAGAAGTATGCAAACTAATTTTCCACTTACAAAAAGCCGTTGAACATATTTTGCTCAACAAAATCTTCTCTTCCAGGGCTTACGATTACATTCCCACTTACGTGCTCGACCGCTTCATCCGAGGAAAGGCCGTCAACAGCGCCAATCAGGTCTCATTCACAGTGGCTGCCACATCTGAGAGGACATTGGATTTGATTTTCAAGACACCAACAGTATGAATAATACATTGGATTTGCATTGATTTCTCTTAAGCTCCGATTCCTAACAATTCTCCTACTCCGTTTACAGCGCAGTATCTACAAACTGGCTTTGCGCATCCCCCTTGCCCTGCCTCTGGATGCGATCACAGGACTGACACCCTTTGAAGAAGTGGCTGACAAAATCCGTTATTTCATCTCTAAGGCCGGCGCAGGTTGAACGCAGCTCTTAAAGGAACACTTATGACGTGCATGACATTTCCATGTTATTAACTCATCTTCCTCTTGTCTAACGTTCAGCTGAATGTAGCTACACCAAAGACCAATTGGTCACGTTCAACAACAGGAAGTACCAGAACGAGATCCCCCAAAACTGCTACCAAGTTTTGGCTCAGGACTGCAGTGAGGAGATGAAATTCATGGTCTTGTTGAGGAAAGAGGATAATGTGCACAACCATCTCAACGTTAAAGTGGCTGAAATGTGAGTTACAGGATGAATAAGTAGTGCTATGAGTTATtgtgttgcaaaaaaatatgaattacatTGACTTTCTCAGTGACATCGACCTATCCACGAGGGGCTCTGATGTAGTTGTGAAGGTGAACGGAAGGGAGATTCTCCCCAGCAATCTGCCATATCGCCACCCAACAGGTTACTCATTATTTCTTAAAATTGTAACAGTGCCGTTACGCAGAATACTTTGAAATGTCCTCACTAAGAAATGTTATTTCCCCAGTTAAAATCGAGATCAAACAAACCCAAAATGGTATCTCTGTCTACGCACCAACCCTGGGACTTCATGAGGTCTACTATGACATCACTTCCTGGAAGGTAAGTTCATTTTTACATCGTGATCACTATCTATCTATTTGACCCTATTTAGATTGAATGATTGATTCTATGTTTCCATGCAGATCAAAGTTGCTGACTGGATTAAAGGACAAACCTGTGGACTCTGTGGAAAGGCTGACGGTGAGGTCAGACAGGAATTCCGTACCTCCAACGGACGTGTGACCAAGAGCCCCATCAGCTTTGCTCACTCTTGGGTTTTGCCTGCTGAAAGCTGCCGGGACAACACAGGTCAGATGAATAACATCTAGCTAAAAGCAATTTGCATTAAccccaaaacaaatacaatgcaAGAACTGACTTTcaccattattcttttagagtgTCGTGTGAAGCTCGAGTCTGTGCCATTGGAGAAGAAGATGAACGTCCAAGGACAGGACTCCAAATGTTTCTCTGTTGAGCCAGTGCTCCGCTGTCTGCCCGGCTGTCTCCCAGTGAAGACCACCGCCGTCACCGTTGGTTTCCACTGCCGTGCCAGCGGTGAGTGCCTGAACAAACCACTCCTGGTTGAGAACATAATCAGTTTCTCACGtaaccccctttttttgcatatgttCAGACGACACCGTGATTCCCAAAGACTTCTACAACTTCAGTGTGGATGTGAGGGAAACCACCCAAGCCCATCTTGCTTGCAGCTGCAATTCTCAGTGTGCTTAAGATCATTTACCCTGTCACTTTGTCTCAACGTTTTGAATGAAACATTAAATAAACTGCATCTCAAAACGACCCTAACAGTGTATTAGTGTTTATTTAACTGCAAACATCTAGGAGGGAAActgtccaggaaaaaaaatcaactaaaggGGCCTCAAAGCATTCTGGTCTCAAAGCATTCAAGGGGATTCAAAGCATTCTGGTTATTGGCTTTACCATCCCAAAAGGGCCATCCTCCAATTAAAATGACACCTTCTTACTTTAATGGCTATTTACCCTTTCCAAGAAAGGATAATAAATCGCACATCAAAGCATTTTAAACATGCTGCAGtagattttaaacatttattttgagtgTCAAAAGCAAGCCTCAGCCGGCACATATAACAAAAGAAACCTTTCATATCCACAAGTCTAATGGGTTTAATCCTTAATTTGCAGTAGGTGAAActtaaaacaaatcaattaatTCTATAATTCACTATGGAAATACTACTACATTATCAATACTACTACATTATCAACCATTCAATAGTCTCAAACCCACATGTTGAAACGAAACATTCTCCTTTTTGTATTGCAAACCTCCTTGGGAGTGAGAACCTTTATAGAATAGGTAAACATGAAGATATGAAATGCAATTCCTTGTATATCTCCATAGAAAACAAGTCAAATTCCACAGATAGGCAACCAATAT contains:
- the LOC144196907 gene encoding vitellogenin-1-like, whose protein sequence is MRVVVLALTLALAACQHQFAPEFTVGKTYVYKYETLLLGGLPEEGLARAGLKVRSKVLISAVEPSVFMLKLEEPEFFEYSDVWPKDTFTPAPKLTSVLASQLMIPIKFEYSNGVVGKMFAPEGVPVLVLNIYRGILNVLQLNVKKTQNVYEMQEAGAQGVCKTFYAITEDEKAERILLTKTRDLNHCQERIMKDIGLAYTETCPKCQRDSKNLKGATAYNYVLKTVPNGIMILEASVNELIEFTPFSEMNGAAQMETKQRFVFVEVQNSPLKPVRAEYRPRGSVKYEFSTELLQAPIQLVKITNIQSQVVEILNHLITHNVERVHEDAPLKFLELVQLIRMAKLEDVQMLWSQYKSKPAYRQWILDAIPSAGTPVVLKFIIQKYESDELTNLEIPQAFLATLYTVTASTETIQMIESLSASSKVKKNPVLSEIVLLGYGTMISKYCVDKAVCPVEIIKPIHTLLAEAITKSDTRQIISVLKVLSNAGHPMSIKPITKVLPIHGTPARSLPTRVHAEAIMALRNIAKKEPRMVQELALQLYMDKALHPELRMLACIVIFETRPPVGLITSLANLVKMEENLQVASFTYSHMKSLTRSTVPTHASIAAACNVAVKILSRKLERLSLRFSRAVQMDVYSSSLMLGAAASTFYINDAATIFPRTVVAKTSAYIAGAAADVLEVGVRTEGLQEALMKSDVLADDVNRITKMRRVIKALSEWRAMPNSKPLASIYFKILGQEVAFGDITPELIKQATAMASLSTIQDLGRDAIKALVAGATFHIAKPVLANEVRRILPTASGFPMELGLYTAAVTTAAVKVKATMTPALPEPIQFRHLLKTNMELVAEIKPSVAVNMFAVMGVNTAVIQAALFSKAKLNAVVPASIKARVDINEGLFKISALPVSAPENVTAIEVVSVALVRNIEDIPNPKITPLVPTKFLKPSSKQMLVSRSSSSSVSLPISSEIVQDDMPADFQPIRSRAFSKKYCFQAYGSGLKGCFRVATDNAAFVRDIPLYKMLGSHSVSLSLKRNEEESIERLEMLVQVGPKALDKIIKKITLDEEEILEGRPVLMKLKRLLNGTSSSSSKSSSSSSSSSSSSSSSSSRRSSSSSSRSHSVSGRKRSSSSSSSSSKRSSKRSSSSRRSSRHSGLAQSSSASSLESLFSASSRSSRSSRPVSKRINYARTFERNHKKSQPTSSSHKSRSSGSSFEAIYSKNQLLAAQTTPAFTVILQAVRTDSKLQGYQITGYADKANARVQLVLAVLASENNWRLCADGVLLSKHKVTAKIAWGQACRQYDMNITAETGLLGQSPAARLRMAWTRLPSEVRRYAQKAYDYIPTYVLDRFIRGKAVNSANQVSFTVAATSERTLDLIFKTPTRSIYKLALRIPLALPLDAITGLTPFEEVADKIRYFISKAGAAECSYTKDQLVTFNNRKYQNEIPQNCYQVLAQDCSEEMKFMVLLRKEDNVHNHLNVKVAEIDIDLSTRGSDVVVKVNGREILPSNLPYRHPTVKIEIKQTQNGISVYAPTLGLHEVYYDITSWKIKVADWIKGQTCGLCGKADGEVRQEFRTSNGRVTKSPISFAHSWVLPAESCRDNTECRVKLESVPLEKKMNVQGQDSKCFSVEPVLRCLPGCLPVKTTAVTVGFHCRASDDTVIPKDFYNFSVDVRETTQAHLACSCNSQCA